In Bryobacteraceae bacterium, the following proteins share a genomic window:
- a CDS encoding type II secretion system protein GspK — protein sequence MLWLAAALSAIAFSLATNVRGESERAATLSEGVRAQFLAQGAIQRAILSRLSRPNQPAPPRVVFSFPAGEAVVDFVPETARLSLNQGRPEQFMALLLSLGVEPPRAQMITAAIIDWRSPGGGLDPYYLSLTPSFRPRHASFQEVEEALYVQGMTPEIFHGMYRRLPQGGLVRVGAFKDCVSVQGTVTNFDANHAEPALLASLGLPPEAVAALVQLRRVRPLATPADLAQLGPAAGAAGGRLGVGGNTIYTLRATARHWIAPGRLSDLSRTVAATVKFRLEGSSEGEPYEVIRWQDQAWSEVSQWP from the coding sequence GTGCTGTGGTTGGCGGCGGCGCTGAGCGCGATCGCGTTTTCGCTCGCCACGAACGTGCGCGGCGAGAGCGAACGCGCGGCAACGCTTTCCGAAGGAGTCCGGGCGCAGTTTCTGGCGCAGGGCGCGATTCAGCGGGCGATCCTTTCGCGGCTTTCGCGACCGAACCAGCCGGCGCCGCCGCGGGTGGTTTTCTCCTTCCCGGCGGGCGAGGCGGTTGTGGACTTCGTGCCGGAGACGGCGCGGCTCAGCCTGAACCAGGGCAGGCCGGAGCAGTTCATGGCACTGCTGTTGTCGCTTGGCGTGGAGCCTCCGCGCGCCCAGATGATCACGGCGGCGATCATCGACTGGCGCAGCCCGGGCGGCGGGCTGGACCCTTACTATTTGTCGCTCACTCCGTCTTTTCGGCCCCGGCATGCGTCTTTCCAGGAGGTGGAGGAAGCACTCTACGTTCAAGGCATGACGCCTGAAATTTTCCACGGCATGTATCGCCGCCTGCCGCAGGGCGGGTTGGTCCGGGTGGGCGCGTTTAAGGATTGCGTTTCGGTGCAGGGGACGGTGACCAACTTCGACGCCAATCACGCTGAGCCGGCGCTGCTGGCATCGCTGGGGCTGCCGCCGGAGGCGGTGGCGGCGCTCGTCCAACTGCGGCGCGTTCGCCCGTTGGCGACTCCGGCCGATCTGGCGCAATTGGGGCCGGCGGCGGGCGCGGCGGGGGGCCGGCTCGGTGTGGGCGGCAACACGATCTACACGCTTCGGGCGACGGCGCGGCATTGGATCGCGCCGGGGCGGCTGAGTGACCTGTCTCGGACTGTGGCGGCGACGGTGAAGTTCCGGCTCGAAGGCTCGAGCGAGGGGGAACCGTACGAGGTGATCCGCTGGCAGGACCAGGCATGGTCAGAGGTGTCGCAGTGGCCGTAG
- a CDS encoding prepilin-type N-terminal cleavage/methylation domain-containing protein: MRSDRHRGKRGVTLLELLIVISLLSLLTVGMAMTIRIGLNTLDRTSTRLNENRRTVGAQRVLDQQLAGLIPVRFSCAGGAGRQALFFDGTPDSMRLVSSYTLEEAARGFPRILEYAVTANPQGAGVRLVVNEYHYTGPGSLMPLCAGPGTNPTTGGLLLRPAVPTPASFVLADKLALCRLSYLATDRRLRTRAWLPTPMRGLLPEAVRFEMVPLEPDPARIQMATMTVPVRVSRNPDLTYDDIDPVRVVQ, translated from the coding sequence GTGAGGAGCGATCGACATCGCGGAAAGCGCGGCGTGACGCTGCTCGAATTGCTGATCGTCATCTCGCTGCTGAGCCTGCTCACCGTCGGCATGGCTATGACCATCCGCATCGGGCTCAACACGCTTGACCGCACCAGCACCCGGCTGAACGAGAACCGCCGCACCGTGGGCGCGCAGCGCGTGCTCGATCAGCAACTGGCCGGGCTGATCCCGGTGCGATTTTCGTGCGCCGGCGGCGCGGGGCGCCAGGCTCTGTTCTTCGACGGCACGCCGGACTCGATGCGGCTGGTTTCCTCCTATACGCTCGAGGAGGCCGCCCGCGGCTTCCCGCGCATCCTCGAATACGCGGTTACCGCGAATCCGCAGGGCGCCGGCGTCCGTCTTGTGGTGAACGAGTATCACTACACGGGGCCTGGATCCCTGATGCCCCTGTGCGCCGGGCCCGGTACGAACCCTACCACGGGGGGCCTTCTGCTTCGCCCGGCGGTTCCGACGCCGGCGTCGTTCGTTCTGGCCGACAAACTCGCCCTCTGCCGCCTGTCCTACCTGGCGACGGACCGCCGCCTCCGTACGCGGGCCTGGCTGCCGACCCCGATGCGCGGGCTACTCCCGGAGGCCGTGCGGTTCGAGATGGTCCCGCTCGAGCCGGACCCGGCGCGAATTCAGATGGCGACGATGACGGTGCCGGTGCGCGTGAGCCGGAACCCGGACCTGACTTATGACGACATCGACCCGGTGCGCGTTGTTCAATAG
- a CDS encoding type II secretion system protein gives MKRRSAQAGFTLLEVLVATTIMAIAISALMSALGTSVRAAARVTDSDRAAILAKRTLDALLIEPPPPGQIIEGVFGPAAGGLRGGWRARAEPFEAYPSLPASNGALYRIIVEVWWMSGATRRTFELEGYRPGPRPQ, from the coding sequence ATGAAACGCCGGAGCGCCCAAGCCGGATTCACGCTGCTCGAAGTCCTCGTGGCGACGACGATCATGGCCATCGCGATCTCGGCGCTGATGTCGGCGCTTGGCACGTCGGTTCGCGCGGCGGCTCGCGTCACCGATTCGGACCGCGCGGCCATTCTCGCCAAGCGCACTCTGGACGCGCTGTTGATCGAGCCGCCGCCGCCCGGCCAGATCATCGAAGGGGTTTTCGGCCCGGCAGCCGGCGGATTGCGCGGGGGATGGCGGGCGCGCGCGGAACCGTTCGAGGCGTATCCGTCTCTGCCGGCCTCCAACGGCGCGCTGTATCGCATCATCGTCGAAGTCTGGTGGATGAGCGGAGCGACGCGGCGCACGTTCGAACTGGAGGGCTACCGGCCTGGACCGAGGCCGCAGTGA
- a CDS encoding prepilin-type N-terminal cleavage/methylation domain-containing protein — protein MAISSVGNRRRARWRRGVTLVEMLVVVMILSVLAGISYPSMSAAIDSLRINNASSDVAAFLNLGLNRAERAQNAVEVAIFPAENAIALTGARPGFARRLNLPEGVSIVSVLPSIPGDQRLPRAFLLLPGGAAPRIGVLLGNARGDRRVVRVDPVTGIPLVERLERFAML, from the coding sequence ATGGCGATATCGTCAGTTGGAAATAGGCGCAGGGCGCGCTGGCGGCGTGGCGTCACACTCGTCGAGATGCTCGTGGTCGTGATGATCCTGAGCGTTCTCGCCGGCATCAGCTACCCGTCGATGAGCGCGGCCATCGATTCGCTTCGCATCAACAATGCGTCGAGCGACGTGGCGGCGTTTTTGAACCTGGGGTTGAATCGCGCCGAGCGGGCCCAGAACGCTGTGGAAGTCGCGATCTTTCCCGCCGAGAACGCGATTGCGCTCACCGGCGCGCGGCCCGGTTTCGCACGGCGGCTGAACCTGCCGGAGGGCGTTTCGATCGTCAGCGTGCTTCCCTCGATCCCCGGAGACCAGCGCCTGCCGCGTGCGTTCCTGCTGCTGCCCGGAGGCGCCGCCCCGCGGATCGGCGTGCTGCTCGGTAACGCGCGCGGGGATCGCCGCGTAGTGCGCGTGGACCCGGTTACCGGCATCCCGCTCGTCGAGCGGCTGGAGAGGTTCGCGATGCTATGA
- the gspG gene encoding type II secretion system major pseudopilin GspG, translated as MRTRLQKRRKSLAGVTLIEMLVVVTIIALFAAVVGPNIFKNTDKARVTAARTQVDNFMTALASYKMDTGQLPTTEMGLQALRARPQGVNGWNGPYLGKEVPMDPWGRPFLYKYPSERGDEPEVICLGADGQPGGEGLNGDIVSWK; from the coding sequence ATGAGAACGAGACTGCAAAAGAGAAGAAAAAGCCTAGCGGGCGTCACGCTGATCGAAATGCTGGTTGTGGTGACGATCATCGCGCTGTTTGCGGCCGTGGTGGGTCCGAACATCTTCAAGAACACGGATAAGGCGCGCGTCACGGCGGCTCGCACGCAGGTGGATAACTTTATGACCGCGCTCGCGAGCTACAAGATGGACACAGGGCAGTTGCCGACGACGGAAATGGGGCTGCAGGCGCTGCGCGCGCGGCCGCAGGGCGTGAATGGATGGAACGGGCCGTATCTCGGCAAGGAGGTCCCGATGGACCCGTGGGGCCGGCCGTTTCTGTACAAATACCCGAGCGAACGCGGCGACGAGCCGGAAGTGATCTGCCTCGGCGCCGATGGGCAGCCCGGCGGCGAAGGGTTGAATGGCGATATCGTCAGTTGGAAATAG
- a CDS encoding type II secretion system F family protein: MAAAYHFKAVTSDGKTRTGTLTAESERLAAAELRHQGLTPVFVGREAKKGLEIKLPSLGGGGKRRGILFFTQELSTLLNSGIPLDRALAITAELTEHAEFRLVIQDVIRVLKGGRSLADSLATHPEHFNGLYVNMVRAGEASGSLAQVFERLAEFERTRDELKNYITGAMVYPVLLSLVGLGSIIILMYYVVPRFAQIFEGGTIKMPLPTKIMIEVSTFLRSWGWVGAAVIAVGLLAFNVYVSTPGGRLWWDRLRLRIPILGEGLRKAETARFARAMSTLVANGVPLVQSLSIARAILNNKILANSLEGVSQGVKRGEGIAGPLRRTGQFPPLAAHLLTVGEETGKLDAMFARMADIYDSDTRDAIRRFTSLFEPVIILTMGILIGTLILSMLLAITSINDVAI; the protein is encoded by the coding sequence GTGGCCGCCGCGTATCACTTCAAGGCAGTTACTTCGGACGGCAAGACGCGTACGGGCACGCTCACCGCCGAGAGCGAGAGGCTGGCCGCGGCGGAGTTGCGGCACCAGGGGCTGACGCCGGTCTTTGTGGGGCGCGAGGCGAAGAAGGGCCTCGAGATCAAGCTGCCGAGCCTCGGCGGCGGGGGAAAGCGCCGCGGCATCCTCTTCTTCACGCAGGAGCTTTCGACGCTGCTCAACAGCGGCATTCCGCTGGACCGGGCGCTCGCGATCACCGCCGAGCTCACCGAACACGCCGAGTTCCGGCTGGTGATCCAGGACGTGATCCGCGTGTTGAAAGGCGGCCGGTCGCTAGCCGATTCCCTCGCCACGCACCCGGAGCACTTCAATGGTCTCTACGTGAACATGGTGCGCGCCGGCGAAGCATCGGGGTCGCTCGCGCAGGTGTTCGAGCGGCTGGCCGAGTTCGAACGCACGCGCGACGAACTGAAGAACTACATCACCGGCGCGATGGTGTATCCGGTGCTGCTGTCGCTGGTGGGCCTCGGGTCGATCATCATCCTGATGTACTACGTGGTGCCGCGGTTCGCGCAGATCTTCGAGGGCGGCACGATCAAGATGCCGCTGCCGACGAAGATCATGATCGAGGTGAGCACCTTTCTACGAAGCTGGGGATGGGTGGGCGCGGCGGTGATCGCGGTGGGTCTGCTCGCATTCAATGTATACGTTTCGACGCCCGGCGGCAGGCTGTGGTGGGACCGGTTGCGGCTGCGGATCCCCATCCTCGGCGAAGGCCTGCGGAAGGCTGAGACGGCGCGGTTCGCGCGGGCGATGTCAACGCTGGTGGCGAACGGCGTGCCGCTGGTGCAGTCGCTTTCGATTGCGCGGGCGATTCTGAACAACAAGATCCTGGCGAATTCGCTGGAAGGAGTTTCGCAGGGCGTGAAGCGCGGCGAGGGGATCGCGGGGCCGCTGCGCAGGACGGGCCAGTTTCCCCCGCTGGCGGCGCACCTGCTCACGGTTGGCGAAGAGACCGGCAAGCTCGACGCGATGTTCGCGCGCATGGCCGATATCTACGACTCCGACACGCGCGACGCCATCCGGCGCTTCACGTCGCTTTTCGAGCCGGTGATCATCTTGACAATGGGCATCCTGATCGGCACATTGATCTTGAGCATGCTGCTCGCGATTACGTCGATCAACGATGTTGCGATTTAG
- the gspE gene encoding type II secretion system ATPase GspE translates to MRLGEMLIERGVLNPDELNQALELQKERGDKIGKILVDLGFVAQREVLAALSDQLSLRTVTLDGPPPATPETERLSSRFLRQFRCVPAGFDDSSLLLAMADPLDFETIAAVRAVTGLKVQPALAGEGEILETINRHYTESARGEAATLDEFGNEAGEDLEHLRDMASEAPVIRLVNTVIAAAVEQRASDIHIEPFEKDFRIRFRIDGVLQLQDPPPRELKAAIISRVKLMAKLNIAERRLPQDGRIKVRTLGREVDLRVSTLPTLYGESVVMRLLDRSAGEAFYDLAKLGFTPSMLELMQHFTQLPHGIFLVTGPTGSGKSTTLYSALKRINLTDRKIITIEDPVEYQMDGINQIHVNPQIGLTFAAGLRHIVRQDPDVIMVGEIRDRETADIAIRSALTGHLVFSTLHTNDAPSAITRLTDMGVENYLITSSVVAVLAQRLVRVICPHCKAPDGDRMAPNGVAAPSWRGAGCEQCFGSGYRGRVGIFEMMRMNDELRQRVMRNEDASLLTECARRHGMTTLREDGWDKVARGITTVDEVMRVTQEF, encoded by the coding sequence ATGCGCCTCGGAGAAATGTTGATCGAGCGCGGGGTGCTCAACCCGGATGAGTTGAATCAGGCGCTCGAACTCCAGAAGGAGCGCGGCGACAAGATCGGAAAGATCCTTGTCGACCTGGGGTTCGTCGCCCAGCGCGAGGTGCTGGCCGCGCTTTCCGACCAACTTTCGCTGCGCACCGTGACGCTCGACGGTCCGCCGCCGGCGACGCCGGAAACCGAGCGGCTCTCGTCGCGATTCCTGCGCCAGTTCCGGTGCGTGCCGGCGGGATTCGACGATTCCTCGCTCTTGCTGGCGATGGCGGACCCGCTCGACTTCGAGACGATCGCGGCGGTACGCGCGGTCACCGGGTTGAAGGTGCAGCCGGCGCTGGCGGGCGAAGGCGAGATCCTGGAGACGATCAACCGGCACTACACGGAATCGGCCCGCGGCGAAGCGGCGACGCTCGACGAGTTCGGCAACGAAGCGGGCGAGGATCTCGAGCATCTCCGCGACATGGCGTCCGAGGCGCCGGTGATTCGGCTGGTGAATACGGTGATCGCCGCGGCGGTGGAGCAGCGCGCCTCCGACATTCACATCGAGCCGTTCGAAAAAGACTTCCGCATCCGGTTCCGTATCGACGGAGTCCTGCAGCTGCAGGACCCGCCGCCGCGCGAATTGAAAGCGGCCATCATCTCGCGCGTGAAGCTGATGGCGAAGCTGAACATCGCCGAGCGCCGCCTTCCACAGGACGGACGCATCAAGGTCCGCACGCTCGGCCGCGAGGTCGATCTGCGTGTTTCGACGCTTCCGACGCTCTATGGAGAAAGCGTGGTGATGCGCCTGCTCGACCGTTCCGCCGGCGAGGCTTTCTACGATCTGGCGAAGCTCGGCTTCACTCCGTCGATGCTCGAGCTGATGCAGCACTTCACGCAGCTTCCGCACGGGATCTTTCTTGTTACGGGGCCGACCGGGAGCGGGAAGTCGACGACGCTGTATTCGGCGTTGAAGCGGATCAACCTCACCGATCGCAAGATCATCACGATCGAGGATCCTGTGGAATACCAGATGGACGGCATCAACCAAATCCACGTGAACCCGCAGATCGGGTTGACGTTCGCGGCCGGGCTGCGCCACATCGTGCGCCAGGACCCGGACGTGATCATGGTCGGCGAAATCCGCGACCGCGAGACGGCCGATATCGCCATCCGTTCGGCGCTCACCGGTCACCTGGTTTTCTCGACGCTGCACACCAACGACGCGCCGAGCGCGATTACCCGCCTCACCGACATGGGCGTGGAGAACTACCTGATTACGTCGTCGGTGGTGGCGGTGCTCGCGCAGCGGCTGGTTCGCGTGATCTGCCCGCACTGCAAGGCTCCGGACGGCGACCGCATGGCGCCCAACGGCGTGGCGGCGCCTTCCTGGCGCGGCGCCGGCTGCGAGCAATGCTTCGGATCGGGCTACCGAGGCCGCGTCGGCATCTTCGAGATGATGCGCATGAACGATGAGCTGCGCCAGCGCGTGATGCGCAACGAGGACGCGAGTCTGCTCACCGAATGCGCGCGCCGCCACGGCATGACCACGCTGCGCGAGGACGGCTGGGACAAGGTCGCGCGCGGCATCACCACGGTGGACGAAGTGATGCGCGTGACGCAGGAGTTCTAG
- a CDS encoding zf-HC2 domain-containing protein: MNCPDVNAALLGEATAAERRAFEEHLPACPACQEEWARMESTLAVLRAAPEEEMPRRISFVSDKVFEPRWWQRLLGNGPALGFASAAMLSAAILTHAVYPRPVAPAEMAAAPVVQAAPVNLEATVRDAVKQAIAETDARHKKETAALLEAAEKRYDERLRETQAMVDASFEILARKVANVKRAAYARSDMGER, from the coding sequence ATGAATTGCCCGGACGTGAACGCGGCGCTGCTCGGCGAGGCGACGGCGGCGGAGAGGCGCGCCTTCGAAGAGCACCTGCCGGCGTGCCCGGCCTGCCAGGAAGAGTGGGCGCGGATGGAATCCACGCTCGCCGTGCTGCGCGCGGCGCCCGAGGAAGAGATGCCTCGGCGGATCTCGTTCGTCTCCGACAAGGTTTTTGAGCCGCGCTGGTGGCAGCGGCTGCTGGGGAACGGCCCTGCGCTCGGGTTCGCGTCGGCGGCGATGCTCTCGGCGGCGATCCTGACCCATGCCGTGTATCCGCGCCCGGTCGCACCGGCGGAGATGGCGGCAGCGCCCGTGGTGCAGGCAGCGCCCGTGAATCTCGAAGCCACCGTGCGCGACGCGGTGAAACAGGCTATCGCCGAGACCGACGCGCGACACAAGAAAGAAACCGCGGCGCTGCTCGAAGCGGCGGAGAAACGCTATGACGAGCGGCTGCGCGAGACGCAGGCGATGGTGGATGCGAGCTTCGAAATTCTCGCGCGCAAGGTGGCCAATGTGAAGCGGGCCGCCTACGCGCGATCCGACATGGGGGAGCGGTAA
- a CDS encoding RNA polymerase sigma factor, with product MIFREVEDRDLVGQARRGNVDAYNQLVSRWERRVYNYVVRLLGSREDALDITQDVFLKAWQNLAKLEDPAKFSSWLYRIAHNEAFSLLRKSRPDGEELFEPAPPSPGPRMLPMETSLAVTAALARLSAEQKEAVVLKVYEGFKFEEIAEILGCPASTVKSRVYTGLEVLKSALAPAAKGESR from the coding sequence TTGATCTTTCGAGAAGTCGAAGATCGGGACTTGGTGGGCCAGGCCCGCCGAGGCAACGTCGACGCCTACAACCAGTTGGTGTCGCGCTGGGAGCGGCGTGTCTACAACTACGTCGTCCGTCTGCTGGGTTCGCGGGAAGACGCGCTCGATATTACGCAGGATGTCTTTCTGAAGGCCTGGCAGAACCTCGCGAAACTGGAAGACCCCGCCAAGTTCTCCTCCTGGCTCTACCGGATCGCCCATAACGAAGCGTTCTCCTTGTTGCGGAAGTCAAGGCCGGACGGGGAGGAGTTGTTCGAACCGGCTCCTCCCTCGCCCGGACCGCGCATGCTTCCGATGGAGACATCGCTCGCGGTAACGGCGGCCCTGGCGCGGTTGTCGGCCGAACAGAAGGAGGCCGTGGTGTTGAAGGTTTACGAGGGGTTCAAGTTCGAGGAGATCGCCGAGATCCTCGGGTGCCCGGCGTCGACGGTGAAATCGCGGGTGTACACGGGGCTCGAGGTGCTGAAGTCGGCGCTCGCTCCGGCCGCCAAGGGAGAATCGCGATGA